Part of the Intestinibacillus sp. Marseille-P6563 genome is shown below.
CACACCAGCTGCCGGCCATCGGTCGTCAGGCCGCCGCTTTGGGTCGTGGTTTCCAGCAGCGGTGTGCCCTGAATGAGCTCATCCACCTTGACTTCTTCCACTTCTTTTTCTTCGCTTTCATTTTTGGGTTCCCGGGTGCCGCGCTCAATGATGCAGTCTACCGGCTCTTTGATCACTTCTCGTGATACGATCTCCCGCTCGGCTTCCTCACCATCGTGCAGCGTAATGCGATATTGCACCACTTCTTCCCCATACTGGCCTTTTTGCGCGATCGTTTGCTTGCCTTTCAGCAGCTCTGCATTATCGCGCGTTTGCACATCGAATCGGGTCTCCTTGGTTTCGCTTTCGGTCTTGTACGTCACCCGTGTGACCTGAATTTCGGTGCTTTCTTCCAGATGCTCGTCCAGAGCAGGCTCTACGATATCATTTGCCCCCAGTTGGATGTCATTTTCCCGCAAGATCTCACGAACCGTACATTCGCTAGTACGCACGGTGACATTGCCTTCCATCGTACTTATGGACACATCAAAGGTGTCGCCCATCGTCAAATAGGTACGGTTGCCCTCCTTGCGGTGGCTTTCCAGTTCGGATGGCGTCACGCCAAACCGATCACACGCTTCTTCCAATGACCCCGGAAACATATATACGGTTTCCGACCGGGTGCCGTCTTCCAGCACATAGGCATGCGCCAATCCAGATAAGGCGACCGCGCTGCCTGTCACCAGCATCACGATCAGTCCGCTGACAACAGCCGCCATGGTCCATACTTTCTTTTCTCCCCCTGGTTTGGCAGAGTGCTTGGGTTGATATCGCGCAAACCAGCTGCTTTTTTTGGAGCGCTGGCCATACGGGTTCTCTGATTTATATCTTTTCTTGATGTTCCCCGACACTCCTTTGATCCTTTCTGCGGCGTTGCGGACTTCCCCGCCCCGCCTGCATGGTATTGCAATACAAAAAAGTATATGATCAATATGTATATCGTCCAAAGTCTGCCGCAGTTAAGTCTTATCCCCAAGTTATCCTCATGTCCTGGCTTTCCCGCGCGCGGCGGCCGCAACATCAAAAGCAGCAGGGGTGTTTCCTGCTGCTTTTGGTTTCAATTGTGCGATGTTTTATGTCTTTCTCCAAGCCTTGGAAACATCTTTTTCAGCACCCCATGCATCCGGTTTTCGGCATGCACGGCAAGCCAGGCCAGAGCCAGCCAGGCCACGATAAACTGCGGACATACCTGCCCCCATAGATTGCCCGGCATATCCGAATAATCCCAGATCTGCATTCCCAGCCAGCGGTTGACAATCAAGCCCGTGAACAGTTCCAATGTTGTAATCAGCGCTGCTCCCTGGACCATCTGCAACAACATGGAGGAGTGATCCTGCCATTCGTCGAGCAGACCGATCAAAGCAAAACAAACCCCTCCCAAAACGC
Proteins encoded:
- a CDS encoding G5 domain-containing protein; protein product: MAAVVSGLIVMLVTGSAVALSGLAHAYVLEDGTRSETVYMFPGSLEEACDRFGVTPSELESHRKEGNRTYLTMGDTFDVSISTMEGNVTVRTSECTVREILRENDIQLGANDIVEPALDEHLEESTEIQVTRVTYKTESETKETRFDVQTRDNAELLKGKQTIAQKGQYGEEVVQYRITLHDGEEAEREIVSREVIKEPVDCIIERGTREPKNESEEKEVEEVKVDELIQGTPLLETTTQSGGLTTDGRQLVWSVPAGITDNPTTKTITAGDGSTYRYTSVLEVKATAYHRIEEGGTITASGTTTQYGTIAVDPSVIPLGSRVYVVSNGGDQSWSYGPGLAEDTGGLIKGARIDLFFMTGEEAEQFGVRPAKVYILED
- a CDS encoding putative ABC transporter permease; this translates as MRAGGQVLLHGMIAGLGGLAYMGVELLWRGSTHWTMGVLGGVCFALIGLLDEWQDHSSMLLQMVQGAALITTLELFTGLIVNRWLGMQIWDYSDMPGNLWGQVCPQFIVAWLALAWLAVHAENRMHGVLKKMFPRLGERHKTSHN